The following are encoded in a window of Shewanella psychrotolerans genomic DNA:
- a CDS encoding TIGR01777 family oxidoreductase, giving the protein MKILITGGTGFIGKQLVNALSQGNELTLLTRSAGKAHLELGSHHKLLGNLGALTSLDGFDAVINLAGEPIADKRWTLEQKQKICHSRWNITARLVELFKVSKTPPAVFVSGSAIGIYGDHDANTKIDEHFSLAHFKETGQEEKFTHSVCARWEESAQEASEYTRVCIVRIGLVLGLKGGALKKMLLPFKLGGGGVIGNGKQGMSWIHQEDLIGLFLFLLQNNQCQGIYNGTAPNPVSNREFTKSLGSALHRPTFLPMPAAALNIALGELSELLLEGQYVYPNRALEAGYHFKYPDIDSAFKQLFAEQ; this is encoded by the coding sequence ATGAAAATACTCATCACCGGTGGCACGGGTTTTATTGGAAAACAGCTCGTCAATGCATTAAGTCAAGGAAACGAGCTAACCCTACTGACTCGCTCTGCGGGAAAAGCACACCTTGAACTTGGCTCGCATCACAAACTATTGGGTAATTTAGGTGCGCTAACGTCATTAGATGGCTTCGATGCCGTTATCAATCTCGCGGGTGAACCCATAGCGGACAAACGCTGGACGCTTGAACAAAAACAAAAAATTTGTCACAGCCGCTGGAATATCACAGCGAGATTAGTGGAGCTGTTTAAGGTGAGTAAAACACCTCCAGCGGTATTTGTCAGTGGTTCTGCCATTGGTATCTATGGGGATCATGACGCCAATACCAAGATAGACGAACACTTCAGCTTGGCCCATTTTAAAGAAACCGGCCAAGAGGAGAAATTTACCCACAGCGTTTGTGCCAGATGGGAAGAATCAGCGCAGGAAGCGAGTGAATATACTCGTGTTTGCATCGTTCGAATCGGCTTAGTGCTTGGTCTTAAAGGCGGCGCACTCAAAAAAATGCTACTGCCTTTCAAACTGGGTGGAGGTGGGGTTATTGGTAACGGGAAACAGGGCATGAGCTGGATCCATCAAGAGGATCTGATTGGCTTGTTCCTATTTCTGCTTCAGAACAATCAATGCCAGGGGATCTATAATGGCACGGCGCCAAACCCTGTCAGTAATCGTGAGTTTACCAAGTCTCTGGGCAGCGCATTACACCGACCAACGTTTCTCCCCATGCCTGCAGCAGCACTCAATATCGCGCTTGGAGAACTCTCTGAGCTATTACTTGAAGGCCAATATGTCTATCCAAACAGAGCATTAGAGGCTGGGTATCATTTTAAGTACCCAGACATTGATAGCGCATTTAAACAGTTATTCGCCGAACAATAA
- a CDS encoding class I SAM-dependent methyltransferase, with the protein MQLFAKALQGVTLCDEAERLFHGRGGMYDGCEHLCLDWFPPVLLLTSFKSIEQDEVDFLTECITQRWRQLKGERKLNLVFQHRCGGQTQTHLLQGEVPEPHYVDENGAQFQVHLLRGQNHGLFLDMRAGRAWVKQHSKQRKVLNLFAYTCGFSVMALQGGADEVVNIDMSKGALSIGKQNHLLNGFGHGARFLGHDIFKSWGKLTKFGPYDLIVADPPSNQRGSFVATKDYARLLKRLPSLLAEQGDLLLCLNAPELDIAFLKQQVEEQSPSLMFIEQLANPEVYFDKDPNKALKVLRYQHKPT; encoded by the coding sequence ATGCAGTTATTTGCTAAAGCATTACAAGGTGTCACTCTATGTGATGAAGCTGAGCGTCTATTTCATGGACGTGGCGGTATGTATGATGGATGTGAGCATTTATGTTTAGATTGGTTTCCTCCCGTATTGTTACTCACGAGTTTTAAATCCATTGAGCAAGATGAAGTCGATTTCTTGACGGAATGTATTACTCAGCGTTGGCGACAGCTCAAGGGGGAGCGCAAACTCAATCTTGTGTTTCAACATCGCTGTGGCGGGCAGACTCAGACGCACCTCTTGCAAGGAGAGGTCCCAGAACCTCATTATGTCGATGAAAATGGTGCTCAGTTTCAAGTTCATCTTTTGCGTGGTCAAAATCATGGTTTGTTTCTTGATATGCGCGCAGGCCGAGCTTGGGTTAAGCAGCATTCAAAGCAACGTAAAGTGCTAAATCTATTTGCTTATACCTGTGGTTTTTCGGTTATGGCACTGCAAGGTGGTGCTGATGAGGTGGTGAATATCGATATGAGCAAAGGCGCACTATCGATAGGTAAACAGAATCATCTGCTCAATGGCTTTGGTCACGGCGCGCGGTTTTTAGGTCATGATATTTTTAAGTCTTGGGGTAAGCTAACCAAGTTTGGTCCTTATGATCTGATTGTTGCTGACCCACCGAGTAATCAGCGTGGTAGCTTTGTCGCCACTAAGGATTACGCCCGTTTACTTAAACGTCTCCCCAGTTTATTGGCAGAGCAGGGGGATCTGCTGTTATGTTTAAATGCACCTGAGCTTGATATTGCTTTTTTAAAACAACAGGTTGAGGAGCAGAGCCCTTCATTGATGTTTATCGAGCAGTTAGCTAATCCAGAGGTGTATTTTGATAAGGACCCTAATAAAGCCCTTAAAGTGCTTCGTTACCAACATAAGCCAACTTAA
- the folX gene encoding dihydroneopterin triphosphate 2'-epimerase: MNPEIAIIRIKNLRLRTYIGIKEDEINNKQDVTINAEIHYCASKARNSDNMEDALNYRTITKKIIALVENNRFSLLEHLTDQVLSITCEHEWVDVAKVEIDKPHALRFADSVSMQLCYSKGHYNR; the protein is encoded by the coding sequence ATGAATCCTGAAATAGCCATCATCCGCATCAAAAATTTACGCCTACGCACCTATATTGGCATAAAAGAAGATGAAATAAATAATAAGCAAGATGTCACCATTAATGCCGAAATTCATTACTGTGCGTCCAAAGCCCGAAATAGTGACAACATGGAAGACGCATTAAATTATCGCACGATTACTAAAAAAATCATCGCTTTGGTTGAAAACAATCGCTTTTCATTACTTGAGCATTTAACCGACCAAGTACTCAGCATCACCTGTGAGCATGAATGGGTTGATGTTGCCAAAGTCGAAATTGACAAGCCCCATGCATTAAGGTTTGCTGATTCTGTCTCTATGCAACTTTGTTACAGTAAAGGCCATTACAACAGGTAA
- a CDS encoding AI-2E family transporter, which produces MTRFENQGVALKGFAIMAFIVVILAGIKAASPIVVPFVLSAFIAVICNPAINGMTRLRIPRLLAVMLMMIVIVLMGLWLASLVGSSINEFSRQLPVYRGQLVEQFAWILTKLRTFNIDLSREQILAYFDPGAALSMTTNMLSSVGGVMANLFLIILTIVFMLFEAEDLPKKLHFALDDPDMRLKQIDKFLHSVNQYMVIKTLVSLGTGLIVGIGLAIIGVDYALLWGVVAFLFNYIPNIGSIIAAIPAVLLAFIQMGPAAAGGTALLYFGTNMVMGNVVEPRYMGRGLGLSTLVVFLSLIFWGWLLGSVGMLLSVPLTMIVKIALESSQSGRWLAILLADNVDDLVPETSKENVLEEQQES; this is translated from the coding sequence ATGACTCGATTTGAAAACCAAGGTGTCGCGTTAAAAGGATTTGCGATCATGGCGTTTATTGTTGTGATCCTTGCAGGGATAAAAGCTGCGAGCCCAATAGTGGTTCCCTTTGTACTGTCAGCTTTCATTGCGGTGATCTGTAATCCCGCCATCAATGGGATGACACGGCTGCGTATTCCTAGGTTACTTGCCGTTATGTTGATGATGATTGTTATTGTGTTAATGGGATTATGGTTGGCTTCGTTAGTTGGGAGCTCTATCAACGAGTTTTCGCGGCAATTGCCGGTTTATCGAGGCCAGCTTGTGGAGCAATTCGCATGGATATTAACCAAGCTGCGGACCTTTAATATCGACCTGTCTCGTGAACAGATCCTTGCCTATTTTGATCCTGGTGCTGCACTGTCGATGACGACAAATATGTTGTCTAGTGTCGGTGGGGTGATGGCCAATCTGTTTTTGATCATATTAACCATTGTTTTTATGCTTTTTGAAGCTGAAGATTTACCCAAAAAATTACATTTCGCTCTAGATGATCCTGATATGCGCCTTAAGCAGATCGACAAGTTTTTGCATTCAGTGAATCAATATATGGTGATTAAGACGTTAGTCAGTTTGGGGACGGGGTTAATTGTTGGGATCGGTTTAGCTATTATTGGTGTTGATTATGCGCTTTTATGGGGTGTAGTCGCATTTCTCTTTAACTATATTCCTAACATTGGTTCCATCATTGCGGCAATTCCTGCCGTATTACTCGCGTTTATTCAGATGGGGCCAGCAGCTGCTGGTGGAACCGCGCTGTTGTATTTCGGTACGAATATGGTGATGGGAAATGTAGTAGAGCCTAGATATATGGGGCGTGGATTGGGCTTGTCGACCTTAGTGGTGTTTCTATCATTGATTTTTTGGGGGTGGTTACTCGGCTCCGTCGGTATGCTGTTATCGGTCCCTCTCACCATGATTGTAAAAATAGCATTAGAATCGAGTCAAAGCGGGCGCTGGTTAGCAATATTGTTGGCCGATAATGTTGATGATCTGGTGCCTGAAACATCCAAAGAAAATGTGCTCGAAGAGCAACAAGAATCTTAA